In a single window of the bacterium genome:
- a CDS encoding alpha/beta hydrolase, producing the protein MAIEGLKEKDFTAYDGTRIRYQDVGEGPVIVLANGLGGSFVVWEYLVRHLMKTHRVLCWDYRGLFKSGRPDLSRCTIPDHADDLARLMDIESVDEATLVGWSMGSQVVLEHALRRPERTTAIVLLCGAAGRPFDTALHTHYAGYVLPPLFHLMKAAHRPYELIVRQLAHFPQAVDIIGATGLFWQGGGELIREMLVEYVNMEMDTYAQIMIELGRHDARPFLREITMPACVIAATRDFFTPVAVAEDASKMLPDCRLHVLEGGTHYAPLEMPGEINRYIEAFIQEMVVPRRRGTMRVVSGDADNAPAPKPKAPRKPRKPRGSANA; encoded by the coding sequence ATGGCGATCGAAGGACTGAAAGAGAAAGACTTTACCGCGTACGACGGCACGCGCATCCGCTATCAGGATGTCGGCGAGGGGCCGGTCATCGTTCTCGCGAACGGCCTCGGCGGTTCGTTTGTCGTGTGGGAGTACCTCGTTCGCCACCTGATGAAGACGCACCGCGTGCTGTGTTGGGATTATCGCGGGCTGTTCAAGTCCGGGCGGCCCGACCTTTCGCGCTGCACGATTCCCGATCATGCCGACGACCTCGCGCGGCTCATGGATATCGAGAGCGTGGACGAAGCGACGCTCGTCGGGTGGAGCATGGGGTCGCAGGTGGTGCTGGAACACGCACTGCGCCGGCCGGAGCGTACGACGGCGATCGTGCTTCTTTGCGGCGCGGCCGGGCGGCCGTTCGACACCGCCCTGCACACGCACTACGCCGGTTACGTGTTGCCGCCGCTTTTCCATCTGATGAAGGCCGCGCATCGGCCATACGAGCTGATCGTGCGGCAGCTCGCGCATTTTCCGCAGGCGGTGGACATCATTGGCGCGACGGGGCTTTTCTGGCAGGGAGGCGGCGAGCTGATCCGTGAGATGCTCGTCGAATACGTCAACATGGAGATGGACACCTACGCGCAGATCATGATCGAGCTCGGCCGGCACGACGCGCGGCCGTTTTTACGGGAGATCACCATGCCGGCGTGCGTCATCGCCGCGACCAGGGATTTTTTCACGCCCGTCGCGGTCGCCGAGGACGCAAGCAAGATGCTGCCGGATTGCCGTCTGCATGTGCTTGAAGGCGGCACGCACTACGCGCCTCTCGAGATGCCCGGCGAAATCAACCGCTACATCGAGGCGTTCATTCAGGAAATGGTCGTGCCGCGGCGACGCGGGACGATGCGCGTCGTAAGCGGCGACGCGGATAACGCACCCGCGCCGAAACCGAAGGCGCCGCGCAAGCCGCGCAAGCCGCGCGGTTCGGCGAACGCGTGA
- the secF gene encoding protein translocase subunit SecF, producing the protein MEFIKPGTNIDFLKFSRPAAIFSGVLIVVSFAVFFLKGFNYGIDFAGGVELRAQFPEGVTAGEVRDTVTGAGIGGADVVSFMIEGRNVFAIKAKGQAPQAGDGEEALPDTVHRIVEALNARFGSVEIVSTDMVGARVGADLRRKALSAVTFSMLGILAYLAWRFNVRYSPGAVIAIAHDVIIVAGAFALTGREISLTVVAALLTIAGYSVNDTIVVFDRIREGHTTYRGMELSALVNRCLNDTLSRTILTSLTVLLVVAAMYALGSEIIRDFSFALLLGVFVGTYSTLFIATPTYVALEAYSRRRRQATRKR; encoded by the coding sequence ATGGAGTTCATCAAACCCGGAACCAATATCGACTTCCTGAAGTTTTCGCGCCCGGCGGCGATCTTTTCGGGCGTCCTCATCGTGGTGTCGTTCGCCGTATTCTTCCTGAAGGGCTTCAACTACGGCATCGACTTCGCGGGCGGCGTGGAACTCCGCGCGCAGTTTCCCGAGGGCGTGACGGCGGGCGAGGTCCGCGACACCGTGACGGGCGCCGGCATCGGCGGAGCCGATGTTGTGTCGTTCATGATCGAGGGGCGCAACGTCTTTGCCATCAAGGCCAAGGGACAGGCGCCTCAAGCGGGCGACGGCGAGGAAGCGCTCCCGGACACCGTTCATCGCATCGTCGAGGCGCTTAATGCGCGTTTCGGCAGTGTGGAAATCGTCTCCACCGATATGGTCGGCGCGCGCGTCGGCGCGGATCTGCGGCGGAAGGCCTTGTCCGCGGTGACCTTCTCGATGCTCGGCATCCTCGCGTATCTCGCGTGGCGCTTTAACGTCCGCTACTCGCCGGGCGCCGTCATCGCCATCGCGCACGACGTCATCATCGTCGCCGGCGCCTTCGCGCTCACCGGCCGGGAGATATCCCTGACGGTCGTCGCCGCGCTTTTGACCATCGCCGGTTATTCGGTGAACGACACGATCGTCGTGTTTGACCGCATCCGCGAAGGCCATACGACCTATCGCGGCATGGAACTGAGCGCGCTCGTCAACCGCTGCCTCAACGACACGCTCTCGCGCACGATTCTCACCTCGCTGACCGTCCTCTTGGTCGTCGCGGCGATGTACGCGCTCGGCTCGGAGATCATCCGCGACTTCTCCTTCGCCCTGCTGCTTGGCGTTTTCGTCGGCACTTATTCGACGCTGTTCATCGCCACGCCGACGTACGTCGCGCTCGAGGCGTATTCCCGCCGCCGCCGGCAGGCGACACGCAAGCGCTGA
- a CDS encoding glycosyltransferase codes for MRICVGIPAYNAAPTVARVVEAVLGQTRAADEIIVIDDASTDGTGAEAAAAGARVLTHSRNLGLAAARNTIWRATEADVVVYFDADAVPYEDCIASLLRPFRKKRVGAVGGRGLEAAIVNSVQRWRARTTPQDHGTHAIDGAWMVMGLCCAFRRDALEKVGGFDASFERAGEDVDISIRLAQAGFTLVYEPKAQVDHVPGGGLYAVTRQAFRHSYFASYALGKNRKSAKPYLTETVRHLSRSAAGDLAEGRLGDTMIGLVNLAARAAGCVMGRAVAQTAIHRGRPAPPAAVAGVDGDGAASAS; via the coding sequence ATGCGTATTTGCGTCGGAATCCCTGCGTATAACGCGGCGCCCACCGTCGCGCGCGTTGTCGAGGCCGTTTTGGGCCAGACGCGCGCCGCGGACGAGATCATCGTCATCGACGACGCGTCGACGGACGGAACGGGCGCGGAGGCCGCCGCGGCCGGCGCCCGAGTGTTGACGCACTCCCGCAACCTCGGCCTTGCCGCGGCCCGTAACACGATCTGGCGCGCGACGGAGGCCGACGTCGTCGTCTATTTCGATGCGGACGCCGTGCCGTACGAAGATTGCATCGCGTCGCTCTTGCGGCCGTTTCGCAAGAAGCGCGTCGGCGCGGTCGGCGGGCGGGGCCTGGAAGCCGCGATCGTCAATTCGGTGCAGCGCTGGCGCGCGCGCACGACGCCGCAGGACCACGGAACGCACGCCATCGACGGCGCCTGGATGGTGATGGGTCTTTGCTGCGCGTTTCGGCGCGACGCGCTCGAGAAGGTTGGCGGATTCGACGCCTCCTTCGAGCGCGCCGGGGAAGACGTCGATATCAGCATCCGCCTCGCGCAGGCGGGATTCACGCTCGTTTACGAGCCCAAGGCGCAAGTCGATCACGTTCCGGGCGGCGGGCTTTACGCGGTGACCCGCCAGGCGTTCCGGCACTCGTATTTCGCAAGCTACGCGCTCGGCAAGAACCGCAAGAGCGCCAAGCCGTATCTGACCGAGACGGTCCGGCACCTCTCGCGCTCGGCCGCCGGCGACCTGGCCGAGGGCCGGCTCGGCGACACGATGATCGGCCTAGTGAACCTCGCCGCCCGAGCCGCGGGGTGCGTCATGGGCCGGGCCGTTGCACAAACGGCGATCCATCGGGGGCGCCCGGCGCCGCCGGCCGCCGTAGCCGGCGTCGATGGTGACGGCGCGGCGTCCGCATCGAA
- the tgt gene encoding tRNA guanosine(34) transglycosylase Tgt → MTSRFRFEVRATDGDARAGAMHTAHGVVETPVFMPVGTQGTVKALGPDDLAATGTEILLGNTFHLYLRPGHDLIRTLGGLHKFMGWPRAILTDSGGFQVFSLAKLRKIDEDGVTFQSPVDGSRHRFTPESAIGIQEALGADIAMAFDECPPYPAPRADVERATALTARWAARCLAAKTREDQALFGIVQGGMHEDLRAKSVEEIVALGFDGYALGGLSVGEDKETMLRIMAHAVPLLPADRPRYVMGIGTPNDLLDAIRLGVDMFDCVMPTRNARNGQAFTSDGKVIIRNAIHRDADIPLDAECACYTCRTFSRAYLRHLFLADEILVHRLLTIHNVAYYIALVKGARAAIYEGRFADYYARRFMPETSASDISEEP, encoded by the coding sequence ATGACAAGCCGATTCCGATTCGAAGTGCGTGCAACCGATGGCGACGCGCGCGCGGGGGCGATGCACACCGCGCACGGCGTGGTGGAGACGCCCGTCTTCATGCCTGTCGGAACGCAGGGGACCGTCAAGGCGCTCGGCCCGGACGACCTTGCGGCGACCGGCACCGAGATCCTCCTTGGCAACACGTTTCATCTGTATCTGCGCCCGGGGCACGACCTGATCCGCACGCTTGGCGGCCTGCACAAATTCATGGGCTGGCCGCGCGCGATCCTCACGGACTCTGGCGGCTTTCAGGTCTTTTCGCTCGCGAAGCTCCGCAAGATCGACGAGGACGGCGTCACGTTTCAAAGCCCGGTTGACGGCAGCCGGCACCGGTTCACGCCCGAGAGCGCCATTGGGATTCAGGAGGCGCTCGGCGCGGACATCGCGATGGCGTTCGACGAGTGCCCGCCGTATCCCGCGCCGCGGGCGGACGTGGAACGCGCGACGGCGCTGACCGCGCGCTGGGCCGCGCGGTGCCTGGCGGCGAAGACGCGCGAGGATCAGGCGCTTTTCGGCATCGTGCAGGGCGGCATGCACGAGGACCTGCGTGCGAAGAGCGTGGAGGAGATCGTCGCGCTCGGCTTTGACGGCTACGCCTTGGGCGGCCTGTCGGTCGGCGAGGACAAGGAGACGATGCTGCGCATCATGGCGCACGCGGTGCCGCTTTTGCCGGCGGATCGCCCGCGCTACGTCATGGGCATCGGCACGCCGAACGATCTGCTCGACGCGATCCGCCTGGGCGTGGATATGTTCGACTGCGTCATGCCGACAAGAAACGCGAGGAACGGGCAGGCGTTCACGAGTGACGGCAAGGTGATCATCCGCAACGCGATCCATCGCGACGCCGATATCCCGCTGGACGCCGAATGCGCCTGCTACACCTGCCGCACGTTCTCGCGGGCGTACCTTCGCCACCTGTTTCTGGCGGACGAAATTCTCGTACACCGCCTGTTGACCATCCACAATGTGGCGTACTACATCGCACTTGTGAAAGGCGCGCGCGCGGCCATTTACGAGGGGCGATTCGCGGACTACTATGCGCGCCGCTTCATGCCGGAAACTTCCGCGTCTGACATCTCCGAGGAGCCGTGA
- a CDS encoding DUF1624 domain-containing protein: MMPVNAPGAAPVSRRRELDFLRGLALIVMTIGHPLRANVYGEDVTVDPLRLLYNHYGELFSALFMFASGINVQNFLASAARHPNLNATRFYLKSSVALFALGWTYNLCVGTSLFIDIIQAIAIGTLVTYIFLRMRAPTWLMTLYVLFVFFAALAIVGPGPITDATMERVRPIRYFIAFFGPIPWTGFFIYGVIVDRTSRAASGRRRWMIAGALLFAFAHLLPPLRGTTPAVFLLKANARYLVMAAGLLPLLLTIGETFYRGESKAGRAIEYWGQESLVFLVVHWVYIFYIGIALSVAVPNIGDNPAAWITGLATFALMTVSVRPIAAWRDAWAKRAGFLKWALAAFVFAMWGWSTMMARLGKLAFQAGQLITQIDLTLSATPTYLTFFAKQNFAFLAALTFCFIYPSLRARFRRTSTRRP; encoded by the coding sequence GTCTCGCGGCGGCGCGAGCTCGATTTTTTGCGCGGGCTGGCGCTTATCGTGATGACGATCGGCCACCCGTTGCGCGCGAACGTGTATGGCGAGGACGTGACGGTCGATCCGCTGCGCCTTTTGTACAACCACTACGGCGAGCTTTTCTCCGCGCTTTTCATGTTCGCCTCCGGCATCAACGTCCAGAATTTTCTCGCGAGCGCGGCAAGGCACCCGAACCTGAACGCGACGCGCTTCTACCTGAAAAGCTCCGTGGCGTTATTCGCGCTCGGCTGGACGTACAACCTGTGCGTCGGCACGTCGCTTTTCATCGACATCATCCAGGCCATCGCGATCGGCACGCTCGTCACGTACATCTTTTTGCGGATGCGCGCGCCGACGTGGCTGATGACGCTCTACGTGCTGTTCGTATTTTTCGCGGCGCTGGCGATCGTCGGCCCCGGGCCCATCACCGACGCCACGATGGAGCGCGTACGGCCGATCCGCTATTTCATCGCGTTCTTCGGGCCGATTCCGTGGACGGGCTTTTTCATCTACGGCGTCATTGTCGATCGCACGAGCCGCGCGGCGAGCGGGCGCCGGCGGTGGATGATCGCCGGCGCGCTGTTGTTCGCGTTCGCGCACCTGCTGCCGCCGCTTCGTGGCACGACGCCCGCGGTGTTCCTTTTGAAGGCGAACGCGCGCTACCTCGTCATGGCCGCCGGTCTTTTACCGCTGCTCCTTACGATCGGCGAGACCTTCTATCGCGGCGAGTCGAAAGCCGGGCGCGCCATCGAATATTGGGGGCAGGAAAGCCTTGTCTTTCTTGTCGTCCATTGGGTTTACATCTTCTACATCGGCATCGCGCTTTCGGTCGCCGTCCCGAACATCGGCGATAACCCCGCCGCGTGGATCACCGGTCTGGCGACATTCGCGCTGATGACCGTCAGTGTGCGCCCGATCGCGGCGTGGCGCGACGCCTGGGCGAAACGCGCGGGCTTCTTGAAATGGGCGCTCGCCGCGTTCGTGTTCGCGATGTGGGGCTGGAGCACGATGATGGCGCGCCTTGGCAAGCTCGCGTTCCAGGCCGGGCAGCTCATCACCCAGATCGACCTCACACTGAGCGCCACGCCGACGTACCTGACGTTTTTCGCCAAGCAGAATTTCGCGTTCCTTGCGGCGCTGACGTTCTGCTTCATCTATCCGAGCCTGCGCGCGCGGTTCCGGCGGACGTCGACGCGTAGGCCGTGA
- the recJ gene encoding single-stranded-DNA-specific exonuclease RecJ has product MPRRRWIELPRNDDSARRLAKALDLTPLAATVLAQRGFADAAAAATPRPASGTTRPRPVGVAGLARAVELILDALDKRDPICVYGDYDVDGTTATALLLDVFEALGHPAFYALPERDDHGYGFHASIVEAVVTRGAKLIITVDTGITGHEACETARRLGARVIVTDHHELPETMPCADAIVNPHQAGCAFAGHALAGVGIAFFLAGALRAELARRGVIARDDLDLRDTLDLVALGTVADLAPITGVNRILVTAGLARLDQRKRPGVAALAEVAGLSGKRMTCGHIGFALGPRLNAAGRLASAAAAVDLLRTRDGAEAARLSEALDRDNNRRRQIEQSILDRARRVVEDVVAPRGMFTLVVPGDGWHHGVVGIVASRIVDEFHRPAIVIGFDGDQGRGSGRSIGGFDLFAAVNACGGHLEKFGGHAQAVGLTIQRENLEPFMAAFETHARSHLRADDLLPSLQINAVCPVDEADERTARQIDRMAPFGIGNPTPVLATRGARVVHKEILKGQHLKLRLATAGSGAVTAMGWRMADRYGDVAERVDIAFTLGINEFNGRRDVQFTIRDF; this is encoded by the coding sequence ATGCCCCGGCGCCGCTGGATCGAGCTTCCCCGCAACGACGACAGCGCGAGGCGGCTCGCGAAGGCGCTCGACCTCACGCCGCTCGCCGCCACTGTACTCGCGCAGCGCGGCTTTGCGGACGCCGCCGCGGCAGCGACCCCAAGGCCGGCTTCAGGAACGACTCGGCCGCGGCCGGTCGGCGTCGCCGGGCTTGCTCGCGCCGTCGAACTGATTCTCGACGCGCTCGATAAGCGCGATCCCATCTGCGTTTACGGCGACTACGACGTGGACGGCACGACCGCGACGGCGCTTCTGCTCGACGTTTTCGAGGCGCTCGGCCATCCCGCATTCTATGCGCTGCCCGAGCGCGACGACCACGGATACGGCTTTCACGCCTCGATCGTCGAGGCCGTCGTGACACGCGGCGCGAAACTCATCATCACCGTCGACACGGGCATCACGGGTCACGAGGCGTGCGAAACGGCCAGGCGCCTCGGCGCGCGCGTCATCGTGACGGATCATCACGAGTTGCCCGAAACGATGCCGTGCGCCGACGCGATCGTGAACCCGCATCAGGCGGGGTGCGCCTTCGCCGGGCACGCGCTGGCCGGCGTTGGCATCGCATTTTTCCTCGCGGGCGCGCTCCGGGCGGAACTTGCGCGGCGCGGCGTCATCGCGCGCGACGATCTCGACCTTCGCGACACGCTCGATCTTGTCGCGCTCGGCACGGTGGCCGATCTCGCGCCGATCACCGGGGTCAACCGCATTCTCGTCACGGCGGGGCTGGCGAGGCTCGATCAGCGGAAACGACCGGGCGTGGCGGCACTGGCTGAGGTGGCGGGCCTTTCCGGCAAGCGCATGACCTGCGGGCACATCGGTTTCGCGCTCGGCCCGCGCCTGAACGCGGCGGGGCGGCTTGCGTCCGCGGCCGCCGCGGTCGATCTGCTGCGCACGCGCGATGGGGCCGAGGCCGCGCGCCTTTCCGAGGCGCTCGACCGCGATAACAACCGGCGCCGCCAGATCGAGCAATCGATCCTGGATCGCGCCCGCCGGGTGGTGGAAGACGTCGTCGCCCCGCGCGGGATGTTCACGCTGGTCGTCCCCGGCGACGGGTGGCATCACGGCGTCGTGGGCATCGTCGCGAGCCGCATCGTGGACGAATTTCACCGCCCGGCGATCGTCATCGGGTTCGACGGCGACCAGGGGCGCGGAAGCGGGCGTTCGATCGGCGGTTTCGATCTTTTCGCCGCGGTGAACGCCTGCGGAGGGCACCTCGAGAAATTCGGTGGGCACGCACAGGCGGTCGGGCTGACGATCCAGCGCGAAAATCTCGAGCCCTTCATGGCCGCCTTCGAAACGCACGCGCGCTCGCATCTTCGCGCGGACGATCTGCTGCCGAGCCTGCAAATCAACGCGGTCTGCCCGGTCGACGAGGCCGACGAGCGCACGGCGCGGCAGATCGACCGGATGGCGCCGTTCGGCATCGGCAATCCGACGCCGGTGCTGGCGACGCGCGGCGCCCGCGTGGTGCACAAGGAAATCCTCAAGGGACAGCATCTCAAGCTGCGCCTGGCCACCGCCGGTTCGGGCGCCGTCACCGCCATGGGCTGGCGCATGGCCGACCGCTATGGCGACGTCGCCGAGCGCGTCGATATCGCCTTCACGCTCGGAATCAACGAATTCAACGGCCGGCGCGACGTTCAGTTCACCATCCGGGATTTCTGA
- the yajC gene encoding preprotein translocase subunit YajC, protein MMFFFATNAYAQGAGGSPGEAAFNIVPIVLIVLVFYFFILRPQSKRAKEHKTFLEALKRGDKVVTASGIIGSVVAVDDTRGVVTLEIAKDTQVKFVKSQVSSYHKADEAAKS, encoded by the coding sequence GTGATGTTTTTTTTCGCGACAAACGCCTATGCCCAGGGCGCCGGCGGTTCGCCGGGCGAGGCGGCGTTCAATATCGTCCCGATCGTCCTGATCGTCCTGGTGTTCTATTTTTTCATCCTGCGTCCGCAGTCCAAACGCGCCAAGGAGCACAAGACATTCCTGGAGGCGCTCAAGCGCGGCGACAAGGTGGTGACGGCCAGCGGCATCATCGGCTCGGTGGTGGCTGTCGACGACACGCGCGGCGTGGTGACGCTGGAGATCGCCAAGGATACGCAGGTCAAGTTCGTGAAGAGCCAGGTGAGCAGCTATCACAAGGCGGACGAAGCCGCAAAGTCGTAG
- the secD gene encoding protein translocase subunit SecD — MRKNLTPRTVLVLGVLGLCVVFLLPNIFGKETIQFGPARLDSINLGLDLKGGMHVVLAVQTEKAITDEVGNDAKRLDEALAEKNAKPASVEVVDGLRLRLTFATDAMREQAKAYLNEYWSRYEIDDQGSALVLAMDPREIDYLKQNALLQAQETITNRIDEFAVKEPQIYTQGSDQIVVRLPGIVDPERAKSLIGKTAVLEFKILAEPGHRANTREELEQRFGSLLNQGYEIYASSEKERNLGGYYLLKKVPDASGKDLVDARRSVDNLQRPAVSFQFGSGGAKQFAELTGANIGKPLVILLDDKVVSAPNVQSRIFAHGQITGDFTNDEARDLAIVLRAGSLPVPVEIEEERTVGPTLGEDSIKKGFLSFIVGGAAVVIFMIIYYRRAGAIAVGALVANVLMIMGGLALFGATLTLPGIAGIILTIGMAVDANVIVNERIREELRAGKTPRSAVESGYDKALSAVLDSNITTALAGIFLYQFGTGPIRGFAVTLMIGLAATVFTAVICTRLVYDHIFQRRRTMKTLSI, encoded by the coding sequence ATGCGTAAGAACCTGACGCCGCGCACGGTGCTCGTTCTCGGAGTGCTCGGCCTTTGCGTGGTGTTCCTGCTACCGAACATCTTCGGCAAAGAGACGATCCAGTTCGGCCCCGCGCGGCTGGATTCGATCAACCTCGGCCTCGACCTGAAGGGCGGCATGCACGTCGTGCTCGCCGTGCAAACGGAAAAGGCCATCACGGACGAGGTCGGAAACGACGCCAAGCGGCTCGATGAGGCGCTCGCGGAAAAAAACGCAAAGCCCGCGAGCGTGGAGGTCGTCGACGGCCTTCGCCTGCGCCTGACGTTCGCCACCGACGCCATGCGCGAGCAGGCCAAGGCCTACCTGAACGAATACTGGTCGCGCTACGAAATTGACGATCAGGGCAGCGCGCTTGTGCTCGCGATGGATCCGCGTGAGATCGACTACCTGAAGCAGAACGCTTTGTTGCAGGCGCAGGAGACGATCACCAACCGCATCGACGAATTCGCGGTGAAGGAACCGCAGATCTACACGCAAGGTTCCGATCAGATCGTCGTCCGGCTGCCGGGCATCGTCGATCCGGAACGCGCCAAGTCGCTCATCGGCAAAACGGCGGTTCTGGAATTCAAGATTCTCGCGGAGCCGGGACACCGGGCGAACACGCGCGAGGAGCTCGAACAGCGTTTCGGGAGCCTGCTCAACCAGGGATACGAAATTTACGCCTCGTCCGAGAAGGAACGGAACCTCGGCGGTTACTACCTTCTGAAGAAGGTCCCGGACGCATCGGGCAAGGATCTCGTCGACGCGCGGCGCTCCGTGGACAATCTCCAGCGGCCCGCGGTGAGCTTCCAGTTCGGCTCCGGCGGCGCGAAGCAGTTCGCCGAGCTGACCGGCGCGAACATCGGAAAGCCGCTGGTCATCCTTCTCGACGATAAGGTGGTGAGCGCGCCGAACGTTCAGTCGCGCATCTTCGCGCACGGCCAGATCACCGGCGATTTCACGAACGACGAGGCGCGCGATCTGGCCATCGTGTTGCGCGCCGGATCGCTTCCGGTGCCGGTCGAGATCGAGGAAGAGCGCACCGTCGGCCCGACGCTCGGCGAGGACTCGATAAAAAAGGGCTTCCTGTCCTTTATCGTCGGCGGCGCGGCCGTCGTCATCTTCATGATCATCTACTACCGGCGCGCGGGCGCCATCGCGGTCGGCGCGCTTGTCGCGAACGTGCTCATGATCATGGGCGGCCTCGCGCTTTTCGGCGCCACGCTGACCTTGCCGGGCATCGCGGGCATCATCCTGACGATCGGCATGGCCGTGGACGCGAACGTCATCGTCAACGAGCGCATCCGCGAGGAATTGCGCGCCGGCAAGACGCCGAGAAGCGCGGTGGAGTCGGGCTACGACAAGGCGCTGTCCGCGGTCCTGGATTCGAACATCACGACCGCGCTCGCCGGCATTTTTCTCTACCAGTTCGGCACCGGTCCGATTCGCGGGTTCGCGGTCACGCTGATGATCGGTCTTGCCGCCACGGTTTTCACCGCCGTCATTTGCACGCGCCTTGTCTATGACCACATCTTCCAGCGCCGTCGCACGATGAAGACGCTTTCCATCTGA